The Deltaproteobacteria bacterium region GCTCACGCCTCTCACCCCCGACCACGACGCCCTCGCCGAGCTGACCGGCGCGCTCGACGGCGAGCTGCTCGGCGATCGCGCCTCGGACCTGGGCGCGGGAACCGGCGCGGCGCTCGCCGCCTTCGAGGAGGCGAGCCGGCGCCCGCGCGTGATCGTCGTCCTCTCCGACGGCGAGGACCCGGCCGGCGGCGGCACCGCCGGGGCGGCTGCGCTGGCGCGGGCCGGCGTTCGCCTCGTGGCGATCGCGCTCGGGAGCGACGAGGGTGCCGCCGTGCCCGAGGCGGGGGACGGCGCGAGCGGGGGCGGGCAGCTCCACGACGCCCTCGGCCGGCCCGTCGTGTCGCGGCGCGATGCTGCCCGGCTCGCGCAGTGGGCGGCGGCGAGCGACGGAGCGAGCTTCGTGGCCGACCGCTGGGGCGCCATCGATCCGGCGCAAGCCATCGCGGCGATCCGCCGCGACGCGGTGGACGCCGGCGAGACCGTCGCGCGCCGGGTGCCGGCGGTGCGAACGGGGTTGTTCGCAGCCTTCGCCTTCGCCCTCCTCTGGCTCGAGTGGACCGGACTCCCGGATGGGCTCGGCCGCCGCCGCGGGCGGCCGGCGCTCCCGCTCCGGCGCGGCGCCGCGGCGGCGGCTGGTGCCGCGCTCGCCCTGCTGGTCTCCGGCGCCGCCCCGGGCGCGACGGACGCGCCTCCTGAGTCCGACCCCGACGCGGTGCTCCGCCTCGAGGCGGCGTTGCGCAAGCAACCCGCCGATCCGGCGCTGCTCTTCGAGCTCGGTGTCGCCCGCGCCGAGCAGGGCGACGGCCCGGGCGCGGCCCGGGCGCTGCGCGCCGCCGCGCTCACGGCGCGCGATCCGGCGCTGGCGGCGCTCGCCTGGTTCGACCTCGGCGTGCTGGCGCTCGAGGAGCGGGCGCTCGCGGACGCGCGCGATGCCTTCTTCGAGGCGCTCGCTCTCGTGCCCGAGGACCCGGAAGCGCGCTTCAACCTCGAGTGGACGCTGCGCGCGCTGGCGAAGGACCCGCCCCCAGCGGGACAGGGCCAGGAGGGCGGCGAGGAGCCCGAGCCGCCGCCGGACGAGACGACACCGCCCGGGGCCGCCGATCGCGGCGGGGACGAGAGCACGACGCCGAGCGCGCCGCCCGAGCAGAGCGTGCAGGCCGCGACGCGCTTCGCGCCCTCGCTGACGGAGCGCGAGGTCGAACGCTGGCTCGACGAGGTGCAGGACAGCGCAGGCGCCGCGTTACGAGCGGCTGCCGAGGCCGGCTCCGAGCGCAGGCAGCAGCGCAGGCAGGCGGTGGCCTGGTGAGGTGGCGGCTCGCGGCCGCCCTGCTGCAGGGAGCCTCGCTCGCGGCGATCCCCGCGCCGGCCCGCCCGCAGGAGGACCCGCCCTGTCGCGTCGAGGTGTCGCTCGAGCCCGAGCGGGCCTGGGTGGGCCAGCAGGTCCTGTTCCGCGCGCGCATGCTGCGCCGCGAGCCGGTGCGGGAGGTCCGCTGGCTGCGCGCGCTCTCCTTTCCCTCGCTGCGTTCCGAATGGCTCCCGGGCCGGACGCCGGACCCACGCATCGCAGACGTCGGGGACGCCTACGTGGTGTCCGAGGATCGGCGCGCGCTGTTCCCGGTGCGGCCCGGCGCGATCGAGATCGCGCCGGGTCGCGTCGGCTGCCGGGTCGCAGGCGGCGAACGCGAGGTGGCGGTTCCGGGCGCGATGCTGCTCGCGATCGCGCTCCCGGAGCCCGGGCGGC contains the following coding sequences:
- a CDS encoding VWA domain-containing protein gives rise to the protein MSGWQRSLVHPEWAPLALVCAALVALLVLASWWRARRRAQRLLGDPGVVGARRLARDLALLVGLAAITAAALGPRLGQRIERVSASGADVVLLLDVSRSMDAADVAPSRLVRARQLAIELLARLEPGDRAALAAFAGRGVLLTPLTPDHDALAELTGALDGELLGDRASDLGAGTGAALAAFEEASRRPRVIVVLSDGEDPAGGGTAGAAALARAGVRLVAIALGSDEGAAVPEAGDGASGGGQLHDALGRPVVSRRDAARLAQWAAASDGASFVADRWGAIDPAQAIAAIRRDAVDAGETVARRVPAVRTGLFAAFAFALLWLEWTGLPDGLGRRRGRPALPLRRGAAAAAGAALALLVSGAAPGATDAPPESDPDAVLRLEAALRKQPADPALLFELGVARAEQGDGPGAARALRAAALTARDPALAALAWFDLGVLALEERALADARDAFFEALALVPEDPEARFNLEWTLRALAKDPPPAGQGQEGGEEPEPPPDETTPPGAADRGGDESTTPSAPPEQSVQAATRFAPSLTEREVERWLDEVQDSAGAALRAAAEAGSERRQQRRQAVAW